In Corvus cornix cornix isolate S_Up_H32 chromosome 4A, ASM73873v5, whole genome shotgun sequence, one genomic interval encodes:
- the GJB1 gene encoding gap junction beta-1 protein: MNWAGLYTVLSGVNRHSTAIGRIWLSVIFIFRIMVLVVAAESVWGDEKSAFTCNTQQPGCNSVCYDHFFPISHIRLWALQLILVTTPALLVAMHVAYQQHQEKKLLVLTGHADAKHMEEVKKHKMRIAGSLWWTYVCSVVFRLLFEAVFMYIFYMLYPGYQMMRLVKCEAYPCPNTVDCFISRPTEKTIFTVFMLVTSSVCIVLNMAELIYLVVRACARRSQHNSNPSSGKGSFYGHKHSSEYKQNEINQLLTEQDGSLKDMLRRNSGLQEKGDRCSAC; encoded by the coding sequence ATGAACTGGGCCGGCCTCTACACGGTGCTGAGCGGGGTGAACCGCCACTCCACTGCCATCGGGCGCATCTGGCTCTCTGTCATCTTCATCTTCCGGATAATGGTGTTAGTGGTGGCAGCCGAGAGCGTCTGGGGGGATGAGAAATCCGCCTTCACCTGCAACacccagcagcctggctgcaaCAGCGTCTGCTATGACCACTTCTTCCCCATCTCCCACATCCGTCTGTGGGCCCTGCAGCTCATCCTCGTCACCACACCAGCCCTTCTCGTCGCCATGCACGTGGCctaccagcagcaccaggagaagAAGCTGCTGGTTCTGACAGGGCATGCGGATGCCAAGCACATGGAAGAGGTTAAGAAGCACAAGATGCGCATAGCGGGGTCGCTGTGGTGGACATACGTCTGCAGCGTGGTCTTCAGGCTGCTCTTCGAGGCCGTGTTCATGTACATCTTCTACATGCTCTACCCGGGCTACCAGATGATGCGGCTGGTCAAGTGCGAGGCTTACCCCTGCCCCAACACTGTCGACTGCTTCATCTCCCGGCCCACCGAGAAGACCATCTTCACTGTCTTCATGCTGGTCACCTCCAGTGTCTGCATTGTCCTCAACATGGCAGAGCTGATCTACCTGGTGGTGCGGGCCTGTGCCCGCCGAAGCCAGCACAACTCCAACCCCTCGTCGGGGAAGGGCTCCTTCTATGGGCACAAGCACTCCTCTGAGTACAAGCAGAATGAGATCAACCAGCTGCTGACAGAGCAGGACGGTTCCCTCAAGGACATGCTGCGCCGCAactctgggctgcaggagaagggTGACCGCTGTTCTGCCTGCTAG
- the LOC104691654 gene encoding gap junction alpha-3 protein-like, with translation MGDWSLLGRLLENAQEHSTVVGKVWLTVLFVFRILVLGAAAERVWGDELSGFSCDTQQPGCQNACYDSTFPISHLRFWVLQIIFVSTPSLVYLGHILHLVHLEEKAQQQAAARAGSGARRQRPRQPQLPAGDTRARVCMQGAILRTYICNIVFKALLEVGFIVGQYALYGFQLKPLYTCSRWPCPNTVNCYISRPTEKTIFILFMLGVACVSLLLNLVEIYHLGLTKCRRGPGPKSCILTTPGGPVGPGGTYVTLPRGGSPLAAGRPPHGLAPLKKAGAWLGVAGGSHRDMRTADLAV, from the coding sequence ATGGGGGACTGGAGCCTGCTGGGCCGGCTGCTGGAGAATGCCCAGGAGCACTCCACAGTGGTGGGGAAGGTCTGGCTCACCGTCCTCTTCGTCTTCCGCATCCTGGTGCTGGGGGCAGCCGCGGAGCGGGTCTGGGGTGATGAGCTGTCTGGCTTCTCCTGTGACAcgcagcagcctggctgccaaAATGCCTGCTATGACAGCACCTTCCCCATCTCCCACCTCCGCTTCTGGGTCCTGCAGATCATCTTCGTCTCCACCCCCAGCCTTGTGTATCTGGGCCACATCCTGCACCTGGTGCATCTGGAGGAGAAGGcacagcagcaagcagcagcacGGGCTGGCAGCGGGGCCAGGCGGCAGcgccccaggcagccccagctccctgcaggggACACGAGGGCACGGGTGTGCATGCAGGGGGCCATCCTGAGGACATACATCTGCAACATTGTCTTCAAGGCTCTCCTGGAAGTGGGCTTCATTGTGGGCCAGTATGCCTTGTATGGGTTCCAGCTGAAGCCCCTCTACACCTGCAGCCGCTGGCCCTGCCCCAACACAGTCAACTGCTACATCTCCCGGCCCACTGAGAAGACCATCTTCATCCTCTTCATGCTGGGGGTGGcctgtgtgtccctgctgctcaACCTGGTGGAGATCTACCACCTGGGTCTCACCAAGTgccggcgggggccgggcccCAAGTCCTGCATCCTAACCACTCCTGGTGGCCCTGTAGGGCCCGGCGGCACCTATGTCACCTTGCCCAGGGGTGGCAGCcccctggctgctggcagacCTCCCCATGGCCTGGCACCACTGAAGAAGGCGGGTGCATGGCTAGGGGTGGCTGGTGGGTCCCACAGGGACATGCGAACGGCAGACCTGGCAGTGTGA